The following is a genomic window from Bradysia coprophila strain Holo2 chromosome IV unlocalized genomic scaffold, BU_Bcop_v1 contig_5, whole genome shotgun sequence.
AAAAACGGTGTATTCTATCCCACCAAACTACTACATACAtattggtatcgctgtaaagctgaggtgctccacattcataataaataataatttaatcaaataattgcattagtgaggtcacagccctCGTCAAAATTCAACGAGGTTTTAttgattctgagaaattttccggaggTCATAATTTCGGCCGtctatcatcaaattttttgaaggtgATACTTGCCCCGAAagtactcgacctcagctttccaacgaacccatacacgttCGTGTACTCGCCatcttacggaaatgaaatccagactacgaaaccccatttttcgaattttggtCGCTTAccaccagccaggtatggaagatcaaaaatatctgagactggttttggggcctaggcactaAAACCTaactaggcacatataaaaaaagttccggaaaaaatagcgcctaTTTCAGTCAGtcgaaatttaaaagaatCCCACACACGCACTTCCTTACAGGACGAATGTAGCTAAGTTAGGAATGTTGCATTGTAAGGTCGAAcgcgaataaaatttactgataaatgaGTTCCAAAAAGATGGCACGGGGGCGTTCGTTCTTTTcgctttcatttaaaataattgttagATTCATACCTTTGTCTTACACATTATCGCGCGCTCTCAAACCATCTTTCGTCAGtgaatcattttgaaaataacgATTGATATGCTAAATGTATCACAATGATGACCTAAGACTTTTCacgaaatttgaattgttttatCACGACGTTCCTCTTTTGTCAAGTGAAACGTAAGACGTTTTCTTCTCGTTTTGACTGTCTATGACTTTCATACTCTTGGCGTCTATACGTTTCTTGTAAACCATTTTAAGCATCGTTTTTGTACCGAACATTTTATGAGTTCAGACCGCACTCTTAAGCATACaaaccaaataaaaattgcaaaaggCACCGACAACAAGTCCTTcgtttgtaaattaaatttaataaaaataatcgaactcacaaaattaaaagtttttactCTCAGTTAATTATCATTTcgcataaaaaataaaattggcgTTCAAATCGCATCaagcaaattaattattttaaaaagtgACGAGACGGTGTGAACCATATCTCTATCGCATAAATCAGGACActcgaaaatatataaattaaattaaatattggcaatcattttgtcataaaatcaTTAGAAAAAGTGGCAAATTAGCAAAATAtattaattttacgaaaaacgaCGCGACCAATGTCCGACACGCACATCATTACTAAGTATATCACTTTCTTTCAGAAAATAAACGGAattcattatttaaaaaaaaaactggaatcGGTTTCGAATGCATCCGTACAAAAATCAGTCCGATTGTCCGATATTCTCTAACCCAACGAACTAAATTTAACTTTGTCCACCGAACTGTACCTTCCTCTATCCAACGAACACAACCGCCGCAAATTCCGTTTGCTCCTCGACCCGGTCGAGTAATTCACCTTCGCATCGTCCTCATCATCCGAATCCACCGGTGCGATGAATGTGGCATCGCGACACGGATCACTGCCATGATAGTCAGATTTACAGTTCATGCAAAATTTGAATGCACACCGCCTGTTCGTACATTCGGCCACATCGTATTCGTTGACGGCGGATCGGATCGGATCACTACGGAACAAATTTTGGTCACAGTAAATGCTGCGTTGGAATGGTATGcgattttcgttgattttatttGGCTCGTTGTTCTGGTGCTTGGTTATAATACTAGGGTAGCCGCAATTTATGCATTTTGTACGGCGTTGATTTTCTTTGATGAGCTGGAATGGAAAATAGGATTTGTTATTTAGCTGATCCATTCGAATGACGTAAAGGAATCAGGTACTTCACAtggaaatttcctattttgtttttattttgaatgcaTACCGGCCGAAAAGTAATTAGAGAAGGATTATGTGTTACCGACTGATAATTTTTGCGATATTTAAAAGGCATACAATAATGAAGTGAGGACTGAAGCAGGTAGGCggtttacataaaaaaaaaacaaatttcatttgcaCAGAGTTTCGCAGAGTTTGGTTGGgtcgattttttgttgttacaaaaatgaacagttaAGTAAGGgtcataaaacaaaattatttattcaggAATTCCCATATATCGTAAAAAGAAACAGGTAACTGTTTCGACAGACACAAGACAGTACGGTTAAATgagcgaaattttttgtgtgggtTTTTGATGTGTGTTTGGCAAAACATACAAAGCGACACTGTTTTAATTCTACGAGTTCTAGGCGTGAATCATAGAAGATACTGACCGTCAACGTTAGCCCTGTTTCGAAGCGAAAAGATTTGAATTCTAAATTCCTTTCGACTTTGAATCGTTTTCAACTCTCTACTCCTCCGTAAATCAGTGTAAGGCGAGGGTTTTCTAGAATGTCCAAGATTCTCCGAATACTTCCTCTTTCTTGGTAAGAGGAACATAAAAAGATTAACAGATATCTTAACAGGCCACTGTTCGCTGAATAATAGCTTGAAATTGTTAGGTTTCAAAGACTCGCCGAATTGCGAGAGGTGCGGAGACAGTGAAACTGCAGAACACTATCTCTACCAGCCTTTATGATGAATCGTAATAGATTTTTGGGTAATTTCACAATGGAATACAACAGCTGATATTTAGGTCTAACCCACTTATCCTAATCCTGATTATCCTAATTTCTCAACTAAAGCTCCCGGttataaaaacaaatgtgAACAATCAGACccagattttttaaattttggccGAACTTCTGAACGTCGCCAGGAAGTTTTGTTCCCATAAAGTACCTTCTCGTTCTATATACTTTCTAGCAATTATTGTTAGAGTGTTAGGGATTATGTTTGCTTGAGGGATGTGTGGTGTAGTAGATTGATTGTGAAATCAGGGCGTAAGGGAACGAAAGGCACATTATCTCAGTCTGTACAAAACTAGTAGATGGATTCTTTAGAAAAACGccctgccgaaatcggacacattttccagtggagTTTTTATATGTACCTAAATAGGTGTTggtccctagaagccaaaaatattttttttaaattcgttgatgcttgtgtggctagcgagaggtgatcgaaaaccgaGCGGTACTAAACCTTAAACTTGCACTTCAAAGCCGCATTCATCGATAAACTACCCTAGCATGTttggtgtcattagaaagacCAGTAGCAATTAGGGGCAAGAGTTTTTTGTGGCTTTTCGGATGTACAGGAACCATCAGAACAGAAGTTCGCCGAAATAATCAAACCTTTAACCATACTTTCAACTGCTCGTACCTCGTCAGAAGTGAGTCTACACCCCATGATCGACTATTTGCAgatacctttctaatgacacctcaAACGACCTTGTCGTGTAGCcggagaaatttccataagaaaagtacatgttttcggttttcgatcacctctcGCTAACCACACAAGCATcgacgaattttcaaaaaaaaaaatggcttctagggaccaatacctatttaggcacatataaaaagtacgctggaaaatgtgtccgatttcggcaggtcgtttttcaaaagaatccctcgtaGTTCTCCCAAGAAGACTGTCAGCGGACGATGTTAAACAGaaccaaatgatttttcacaGACAAAACTTTGAAGTCTTCTACACCCGAATTCTTATTCGTAAATTGGAGGTAAGAGAAGGAAGCAATATCCCATAGaactttgaaacatttttgaagaaCTCTACCTCTCCCCAGATTTTCCCTTACGCATCATGTTATCAAGGACAAATCAAAACTAATTCTTGTTATGAACCACAACAACGTAATAGTCAAGGGGACTTCATGCGGTTCTAAAAAAGGCGACAACAAAAAACCGGTACTCACCAACAAGGTTTCCTCATCAAACGATGACTGTGTGGGCAATTTCCTCAGCGAATTCTTCCTCAAATTAACTGTATTGGCACGTTTCAGCGGCGATTTGGGAACGGCATTCAGCGAACGTGACTTTAAAAGCGGTTTCTTctgcaaattttctttgttcctCATCAACGAGCCCAGATACTTGTTTCGTTGACCACTTGCGAACGTATCATTTTTAATGATCGTGCGCCACTGCTGGCACACATTGTACATGCGATAAATATCCTTCGGTCCGACATAACTGAAAATCTTTTGAATGGCTGTCGTTGTCTCGGCCAAGTGgctcaaaatatcaaaatatttcaggTGAGCATAAGATGCACGCTTTGGTAACAATGGACTTAAATCGTATTGTGGTCGCTTGGCAACAACGGCTACATCCTTTGTCGTTGAGGAACGTTTGGTTGCCGGCAATCGTTGTTTGCGTGGCGAGCacggaattttcgaaaatattatcttGTCGAGCTCCTTCTTGGGACTTTGCTGGGGTAGGTTAAAGCTAAGGTTCCGGCGAATCTTTTTGATTGGCGTCTCATTAGACGACACTGACTGTGGCGGTGATGGTGATGGTGATTTGAAGATCACTGGTGATTCGAGGTTAATGTCCGATTCGGTGAATGAATCATTCGACATTAAATCGAACAAACTGGAGGTCGATGGTTGTGGTGATGTTTCAAGTGCATCTTGACGACAAAGCATTCGCTTAATTGACCTACGCACTGGGGTACACGGCAATTCTTTATCTTCCGGTATCGGTTTTGCCGTTTCAACGGGACGGTTGCGTTGTACCAACAATCTCTGTTTCGATGGGCTAAAGCTTTTCGTCTTACGTATGACCAGACTGTTCTCGTTTCTTCGATTCGTagagttaaaaaaatcagtcTTTGACACGGACATCGACTTCAACAACGATTCTTCATAGATCGGCGTACTGCTAAAACTGCCCTTCCGTTCGAATTTCCCATTTCTCTCTTGCAGTACGTTCACCGCCTTGATCGGGGAAAATTCAACATTTGCAATGTCGCGATTCTCGCTATTCTCATCCACATGGATGTTGTCAATCAGATTGAGATGCGCCTTCGATCGACTTTTACCGTCCAAGCGCATCTTCTTCGGCGTACCAACTTTGATCGGAGTGCATGGCAACGACGAAGCCGACCGTTTCAGTGACGATATCGGCGACGTGATGTGAAACTCATTGATCCTCCGTATGCTTTGGCTGGTCGGCGTCAATTCGGATACCGTTGTGAACGAATTGATTGGCACATTTTCGTAAATCGGTTGGAGGTAGTGGGACGCCGACGGCCGCAATGACGAGCCGTTTATTGATGATATCTGTGTAAGACTGCCCAGCGACGAGTAACCGCTGTCAACACATGCCCCAGTGGCATTGTCTTCGTCAATTAGACTGTCGGTGTTATAATTGGAGGTAGTCGTTTCCATTTGTTGAGCCATTGCTTTATGATCTgtgaatggaaaatgtttcttttttcaaaataaaattttttagaattgagGATTCTATTCAATGCGTCGGGGACTGCTATGTTTTTATATGCATACACATTCCGTATGTGAACCCGTGGTCACAATACATAAATCAATGTTTCCATTGTCGGCAGATGAGACACAATAATTTTAggggaaaataaatattttatttgaacacaTGGAATTGTTAGACATTTGCTGgtggaatattttgttgttatatACCAGGTAGACGATTCATTACCGCTCaatgcaaaacaaatttttttttcttgcaaattatTTCGCACACAAAAAAAGCGACGACAGAGAAAGTGGTACAATGTAAATAGCCTTCCAGCATAAATgttgcaaaatgtatgttggtCTTTAAGAAGTCATCACTGCAAAAGGTTTAATCAtcgaataaatattattttatactCAGCGGACGACCGACACATAATCACAAATCGTAAATAGATATATATCAAGACTTCAGACTGTTATATATCGCTAAACAGTGGTTGAATAgagtaaataaacaaattggcCAGTTGTTTATCGCGTCTACAAATGGCGCAATTGGATTgaggaatgaaattcaattttacgaattattttttctgttcatAAAGCTTGTTAATGAAAACAGAACATCAGCACTACGTCTATCCAGATTTATAAGCTGGCAAACTCAccgattttttgtaaaatccgaAATTCGcatcaaaaattctgttaCACAGATGACTCCATCgcaattttttctctcgaCTGAAGCGGtttacaaatttcaattcaaaatgcTTGGTAATAAATAGTCAACTGCACaatatttcattcactttaaaattctaataatttaacacacaaaaacacgTTCGATTCAGACGATTTTATAGATTTGTTTTAACACGGGATTCTACATTTTACGCCATAGCTGTTTTCATGAATGGTGTCTTCAGTAAAgtaaagtttctttttcttttcttcttttcatgTAGACGAATATAGTGTTGCGAGAGACCGTGTCGGTAAGTTTATGTGTTGTCGATAAGTGTACGTTCCATTTTTCGTCTATTTGTGTTGAAGAGTTTTAGCGCGTTTACGATTCATTTTTGAAAGGATTAgctcgaaataaataaataatttttttttataacgaCTCTCGTTTCCTTTTGGTGGATTTCATGCAAGATTCTCACTTtcggaattttctatttcattttataattcaTGCCGAAAATGAgctaaaatattgaaaatggaaCGTCACTTAAAACTCACATTTTAGGGCGCACTTTCGATGTCAAAATTAAGGAAAGGTGCATCTCATGAGGATGTTAACAAGGTTGTAATTTCGTGGAGGTCAGGCGGATCAGATACGTATGATCACATAGATAATTTTcccacaaaaaattcacctcttCCCATTATAACATAATGGCGAGATCTGCGTCACCTCCCAAAGGTTTACAGCCCTGGATGTTAGCAACTAAATGTATTTAGAAATCTtcgacaaatttatagaacgCAGTTGGAACAGCATAATAACGCCAAACGTCACTGATACAACGTAAAAtatcttatattcacccgaaagttcCTTCCGAAAGTTCCACAAGTTCGttccgaaattttcaaatggtGTAAAGTTTTGGGaagtcacgcagatacagataggCAATGAATgcacaaaccaggtatggccgattcttcaaaatgtcaaaataatatgaaaatgagtgcgtttgcatttatttttaaaagcgctacggatttgcatggcgccacctcaaacgaactcatttctagtggaaatttgcactagaaatgagtttgtttgaggtggcgccatgcaaatccgtatgtgcttcggctagaacaaatttgaacgtttggccatacctatctatttactttcattggacattagaccatacctgggaagtttatatttattgaGGATGGGCGGTTGACACGGCTGACACCAATGAATGTACAGTCCAGGTATGACCGATTCTTCATAATCTGTCTATTTACCTTGAACGCActcattatttttatcaaaaaccTGGTGAAatcattggaaaatttgtttttgtgtatCCTCAATATCTATCCagctaaaatttagaaattgagcaattttttaaaattcaaatttagatGACAGCACTGACAAGCACACAGTCAAATAAAACAGCTGTTTGCTGAACGCTCGggtcaacaacaacaaaaaacaaactaaATGTCATATCAACTTACTTGAAATTCGCAAAATTTATtctaatttgaattaaaaccgACGTTGTCCATAGTCACTGTTGAGACATAAAAATTGTCCGTTAATTTGGACGTTGCTTCAGGTCTAGAATGGATATGGATATGGAAGATGTTAAACCATCCTTCAGCACATCACACATCTTCGATGCACTGGACACCGAATCCGAGGTTCGTCAATTCTAATCAAGTTTTATGTGACTTTGTCAAAAGCGACATTCTGTGCATTTCATAGACATTACCAATGAAGATgggagaaattttccggaacaACAAGGAGCAATATTCATTCATGTGTTATAGCTGTGGCCTAGTATTCGAAGACTTTGGCGAAATAATCAATCATTGCGAGGGCCACTATCCAGATGAAAAGTATGATGTGACCGTGCGACCATCAGAGTTCGTTTGTGCAGAAATTGAAAGCGAAATTGCAGTTTTCAATTCGAATGCGTCTTTACCTGACCTCACGCTAACAGAACCAACGGAATCTGCAGGCCTAATCGAACATTCTTCAGATGCGCTGCAACCACAAAAACGGAAGCGAAAACGCAAACAAACGGATGTGAAATATCTCAAACCAGACATACCACAAAATTGTCCCATATGCGAAGAGTGGTGCGATGACTACCGTAATCACATCAGAAATGTGCACAATTTCAACTACACAGTCTTTCAATGTTACATGTGCAAGAAGTTCTTCAAAAGTTCCACGAGGCTAAGTAGTCATATGTCTGCATGGAATCATACCACAAACCATTGCTACCACTGTGAAATGGAGCCACCGATAAAACATCCATCGGAACCCAGACGACACAAGTGTCAGTTTTGTAAGGAATGGTTTCTGAATCATGTGGAATTTAAGGCTCATTTCAAAGACGCACACAACGAGGACGCTGACTTTTTCTTTCACAAGCGGAAAAATTGCAACTGCTTCACTTGTTACATATGCGAACGGGAATTTCCATTGCGATACTATCTGGTCGCCCACATGAGAACTCACTACGACAAGTTTCTACGTCACCAATGCCCGACGTGTGGTCGTCGATTAAGAACGTACGGCCAACTCACGCAACATTTAAAAACGCACGAGGGTAAGACCTTCGCTTGCGATCAATGTGATAAGCAATTTCCGTATTATGCGAAATTGCGCTTGCATCGTGCTTCACACATAACGGAACTGAATTTCATGTGCGACGAGTGTCCGAAGG
Proteins encoded in this region:
- the LOC119071734 gene encoding uncharacterized protein LOC119071734: MAQQMETTTSNYNTDSLIDEDNATGACVDSGYSSLGSLTQISSINGSSLRPSASHYLQPIYENVPINSFTTVSELTPTSQSIRRINEFHITSPISSLKRSASSLPCTPIKVGTPKKMRLDGKSRSKAHLNLIDNIHVDENSENRDIANVEFSPIKAVNVLQERNGKFERKGSFSSTPIYEESLLKSMSVSKTDFFNSTNRRNENSLVIRKTKSFSPSKQRLLVQRNRPVETAKPIPEDKELPCTPVRRSIKRMLCRQDALETSPQPSTSSLFDLMSNDSFTESDINLESPVIFKSPSPSPPQSVSSNETPIKKIRRNLSFNLPQQSPKKELDKIIFSKIPCSPRKQRLPATKRSSTTKDVAVVAKRPQYDLSPLLPKRASYAHLKYFDILSHLAETTTAIQKIFSYVGPKDIYRMYNVCQQWRTIIKNDTFASGQRNKYLGSLMRNKENLQKKPLLKSRSLNAVPKSPLKRANTVNLRKNSLRKLPTQSSFDEETLLLIKENQRRTKCINCGYPSIITKHQNNEPNKINENRIPFQRSIYCDQNLFRSDPIRSAVNEYDVAECTNRRCAFKFCMNCKSDYHGSDPCRDATFIAPVDSDDEDDAKVNYSTGSRSKRNLRRLCSLDRGRYSSVDKVKFSSLG
- the LOC119071764 gene encoding zinc finger protein 43-like, with protein sequence MDMDMEDVKPSFSTSHIFDALDTESETLPMKMGEIFRNNKEQYSFMCYSCGLVFEDFGEIINHCEGHYPDEKYDVTVRPSEFVCAEIESEIAVFNSNASLPDLTLTEPTESAGLIEHSSDALQPQKRKRKRKQTDVKYLKPDIPQNCPICEEWCDDYRNHIRNVHNFNYTVFQCYMCKKFFKSSTRLSSHMSAWNHTTNHCYHCEMEPPIKHPSEPRRHKCQFCKEWFLNHVEFKAHFKDAHNEDADFFFHKRKNCNCFTCYICEREFPLRYYLVAHMRTHYDKFLRHQCPTCGRRLRTYGQLTQHLKTHEGKTFACDQCDKQFPYYAKLRLHRASHITELNFMCDECPKAFKKRSYLKRHKAVHTNERRYRCKFCESSFNFTSARRAHEKSQHGAL